A region from the Candidatus Krumholzibacteriota bacterium genome encodes:
- a CDS encoding GWxTD domain-containing protein, which produces MKQKLIISSVIVYLFLSCAPYEKTVFDEDFLDGQGEIEPGAVADQISAVRTLMRASADDPALYRRLCVLYRLQGTPYSRSRSIEAIEKAILLEPDNPLNHIEKGLTFHAMQFTGESEESFREAIKLDPGSFHAWYYLAQMKKEEYLENMCFTEELKNALRFYKKAYDIDNRHGETIFNLGFLHMFRRMDRTARKYSSILLELYPDDPRSWLLSASVSLRFGDFARAEERFNRALEMMKDREKIYYVDTAPLLSPEIRDDYLTWPEDIKKDWNRRFWFTNDPTIATDINERLLEHYERVFFARELLTLKRLGIDGAESVRGQALISYGLPDKLLYDIGHGTDGPIVVWEYSRSESNFRLYFQDEFLNGNYHIPIDPAYSRLSGITQSIFDNLPQAYQYPVEYLDAPFHIQISQNRGPGEKTDIEFAIALPDSVIDDPKNRYCFCLVAYDNNLERILDKKIELRPDTLDQMEKSSGRYFLCGLSALLAARIGECVFGIEFSGGRPLRRGTWRDTFEIRSLGSGSLKTSTIRFLLDGKNGDCLRILDPIPVYDSGNDLCIAYDIYNLKRNEDDLSRYRVTYSIRRPAEDGSGSSGIKNTLYWIKRSIRGDSGERSPYISSSLEQSVNSSEASDMIRISIGSLEPGKYLLLLQVEDLTSGGAVSEENIFVVSG; this is translated from the coding sequence ATGAAACAGAAATTGATAATCTCTTCGGTCATCGTTTATCTTTTTTTATCCTGCGCCCCATATGAGAAGACGGTCTTTGATGAGGATTTCCTCGATGGCCAGGGCGAAATAGAGCCTGGCGCGGTCGCCGATCAGATATCTGCTGTAAGGACTCTCATGAGGGCCTCCGCGGACGATCCGGCGCTTTACAGAAGACTCTGCGTCCTTTACAGGTTACAGGGAACTCCCTATTCCAGGTCCAGGTCGATAGAAGCAATCGAGAAAGCTATCCTTCTTGAACCGGACAACCCGCTCAATCACATAGAAAAAGGCCTGACTTTCCACGCGATGCAATTTACCGGTGAATCTGAAGAATCATTCAGGGAAGCGATCAAACTGGATCCGGGCTCTTTCCATGCCTGGTATTATCTCGCCCAGATGAAAAAAGAAGAATACCTCGAAAATATGTGCTTCACCGAAGAACTCAAGAACGCACTGCGATTTTACAAAAAGGCGTACGATATCGATAACCGCCACGGGGAGACGATCTTCAACCTTGGATTCCTCCATATGTTCAGAAGGATGGACAGGACAGCGAGAAAATATTCTTCGATACTTTTGGAACTGTATCCCGACGATCCACGTTCGTGGCTTCTTTCAGCATCGGTATCTCTTCGGTTTGGCGATTTCGCCCGTGCCGAAGAAAGATTTAATCGTGCTTTGGAGATGATGAAAGACCGGGAGAAGATCTACTACGTCGATACCGCTCCCCTGCTCTCTCCGGAAATTCGTGATGATTACCTCACTTGGCCGGAAGATATAAAGAAGGACTGGAACAGAAGATTCTGGTTTACGAACGATCCGACAATAGCGACTGATATTAATGAACGTCTTCTGGAGCACTACGAGAGAGTCTTTTTCGCCAGAGAACTTCTCACGTTGAAAAGACTGGGTATCGATGGAGCCGAATCTGTAAGGGGACAGGCACTGATCAGCTACGGACTCCCCGACAAACTTCTTTACGATATCGGTCATGGAACCGACGGGCCGATCGTCGTATGGGAATACAGCCGCTCGGAATCGAACTTCCGGCTCTATTTCCAGGATGAATTCCTTAACGGAAATTATCACATTCCCATAGATCCTGCTTACAGCCGTCTTTCTGGCATAACTCAGAGTATTTTTGATAACCTCCCACAGGCATATCAATACCCGGTAGAATACCTCGACGCGCCATTTCATATCCAGATATCCCAGAATAGAGGACCCGGAGAAAAAACCGACATCGAATTCGCAATCGCTCTGCCGGATTCAGTCATAGACGATCCGAAAAACCGATATTGTTTCTGCCTTGTCGCTTATGACAACAATCTGGAACGGATACTCGACAAGAAGATCGAACTGAGGCCTGATACTCTGGATCAGATGGAAAAATCCAGTGGCAGATACTTTCTTTGCGGGCTTTCCGCCCTTCTCGCGGCAAGGATCGGTGAATGCGTTTTCGGCATCGAATTTTCCGGAGGCAGGCCGCTGAGAAGAGGCACCTGGAGAGACACCTTCGAGATCCGATCGCTTGGATCAGGTTCGCTTAAAACCAGCACTATTCGTTTCCTGCTCGACGGCAAAAACGGAGATTGCCTGCGCATTCTCGATCCGATCCCCGTCTACGATTCCGGGAATGACCTCTGTATCGCTTATGATATTTACAATCTGAAAAGGAATGAGGATGACCTTTCCAGGTACCGCGTCACCTATTCGATCAGAAGGCCTGCTGAGGACGGTTCAGGGTCGAGTGGAATAAAGAATACTCTTTACTGGATAAAACGAAGCATCAGGGGCGACAGTGGCGAACGATCCCCCTATATATCAAGTTCACTTGAGCAGAGCGTGAATTCCTCTGAAGCTTCTGATATGATCAGGATATCGATCGGATCGCTGGAGCCGGGTAAATACCTTCTTCTGCTGCAGGTCGAGGACCTTACCAGCGGGGGCGCAGTATCGGAAGAAAATATATTTGTCGTCAGTGGTTAA